Proteins found in one Methylobacterium sp. CB376 genomic segment:
- a CDS encoding DUF1345 domain-containing protein — translation MALRVLDTVHALWLRPRLLGSIAVAIALALVLPSIATWSRVLIGWCAGVVVFVGLIVWNMTTQSADELRREASRLDDSAAMISLFALLAATASVGGVGMLVFGQQEQDAYKGPHIVLAAATILCAWIFVQVVFTVHYLHVYYGEDEGGRSRGGLDFNGDDAPDFWDFLYFAVTIGTTSQTSDTDIRSKHIRRIVTAHAVYSFFFNTSLLALAINMGAGFA, via the coding sequence ATGGCCCTGCGCGTCCTCGATACGGTCCACGCCCTCTGGCTCCGACCGCGCCTGCTCGGTTCCATTGCGGTTGCGATCGCCCTCGCGCTGGTGCTGCCGTCAATCGCTACGTGGTCGCGGGTGCTGATCGGCTGGTGCGCGGGTGTGGTCGTCTTCGTCGGGCTTATCGTGTGGAACATGACGACGCAGTCGGCGGACGAGCTGCGGCGCGAGGCCTCGCGGCTCGACGACAGCGCCGCGATGATCTCGCTCTTCGCGCTCCTGGCCGCGACGGCCAGCGTCGGCGGAGTTGGGATGCTCGTCTTCGGCCAGCAGGAGCAGGACGCCTACAAAGGCCCGCACATCGTCCTCGCGGCGGCAACCATCCTCTGCGCCTGGATCTTCGTCCAGGTCGTCTTCACTGTACATTATCTTCACGTCTATTACGGCGAGGACGAAGGTGGCCGGAGCCGCGGCGGCCTCGACTTCAATGGCGATGACGCGCCAGATTTCTGGGACTTCCTGTACTTCGCAGTCACGATCGGCACAACGTCACAAACCTCGGACACCGACATCCGCTCGAAGCACATACGTCGCATCGTCACCGCGCACGCCGTATACTCGTTCTTCTTCAACACCTCCCTACTAGCACTTGCCATCAACATGGGAGCTGGTTTTGCTTAG
- a CDS encoding GntR family transcriptional regulator gives MDVSVEGRGLLSDQIRNALTDEIASGALPAGIALDEQDLADRFGASRTPVREALRQLASSGLVEVRPRRGVVVTRMTPERIMEMFETTAEFEALCVRLATYRMTPLELSALMDLHEQSAAPVAAQDYDTYDALNRAFHEALYRATHNGFMAEQALAIRGRLSAFRRTQLRHGERIRRSRAEHGEILQAIAEGDGEAAARRMRAHMLNAASALGRYVAENTND, from the coding sequence ATGGACGTCAGTGTCGAAGGGCGGGGTCTCCTCTCCGACCAGATCCGCAACGCCCTAACGGACGAGATCGCCTCGGGCGCGCTGCCGGCGGGCATCGCTCTTGACGAGCAGGACCTCGCCGACCGCTTCGGCGCCTCGCGCACACCCGTGCGCGAGGCTCTGCGGCAGCTCGCCTCCAGCGGCCTCGTCGAGGTGCGGCCGCGGCGTGGTGTTGTAGTCACGCGCATGACCCCTGAGCGGATCATGGAGATGTTCGAGACCACGGCGGAGTTCGAGGCGCTCTGCGTGCGGCTCGCCACTTACCGAATGACGCCGCTCGAACTCAGCGCCTTGATGGACCTGCACGAGCAGTCGGCCGCACCTGTGGCCGCGCAGGACTACGATACCTACGACGCCCTCAATCGGGCCTTCCACGAGGCGCTCTACCGCGCGACCCACAATGGCTTCATGGCCGAGCAGGCCCTGGCCATCCGGGGGCGCCTCTCGGCCTTCCGCCGCACGCAGTTGCGCCACGGTGAGCGCATCCGCCGCTCGCGCGCCGAGCACGGCGAGATCCTGCAGGCGATCGCGGAGGGCGACGGTGAGGCTGCCGCGCGGCGGATGCGCGCCCACATGCTCAATGCGGCGAGTGCCCTTGGCCGGTACGTTGCTGAAAATACCAATGACTGA
- a CDS encoding VOC family protein: MPTAEGKPIWFELNATDQDAAQAFYEAVAGWRVAPSPMPEHGGYRIAQADGTPVAGIRRPMPEAPGFPGWAVYLATRDVDAIASRVVDLGGQIWFGPIDIPHVGRFAMVSDPQNVVFALMDAAGPDESRAFGPVPLGTEQTLGHGVWIELATPDPEAAFAFYGALFGWEKLGAMPMGGMSEYAFIGRGDLRPGAVMSSAATGAPARWNWYIHVADIDAALATVRERGGTVL; the protein is encoded by the coding sequence ATGCCAACTGCCGAGGGTAAACCCATCTGGTTCGAGCTGAACGCGACCGACCAGGACGCGGCACAGGCCTTCTACGAGGCCGTCGCCGGCTGGCGCGTCGCGCCATCACCGATGCCGGAGCATGGCGGCTACCGCATCGCGCAGGCTGACGGGACGCCCGTGGCCGGGATCCGGCGGCCGATGCCCGAAGCTCCCGGTTTTCCTGGCTGGGCAGTCTATCTCGCGACCCGCGACGTCGACGCCATAGCCTCCCGGGTGGTGGATCTCGGCGGCCAGATCTGGTTCGGGCCTATCGACATCCCCCACGTCGGTCGCTTCGCCATGGTGAGCGACCCGCAGAACGTGGTCTTCGCCCTGATGGATGCGGCGGGCCCCGACGAGAGCAGAGCCTTCGGGCCGGTGCCCCTCGGGACGGAGCAAACCCTCGGCCACGGGGTGTGGATCGAGCTCGCAACTCCCGATCCCGAGGCTGCCTTCGCGTTCTACGGGGCACTCTTCGGCTGGGAGAAGCTCGGGGCCATGCCGATGGGCGGGATGAGCGAGTACGCCTTCATCGGCCGCGGCGACCTACGCCCTGGCGCAGTGATGTCGAGTGCAGCCACCGGCGCGCCGGCCCGATGGAATTGGTACATCCATGTGGCCGATATCGATGCCGCGCTCGCGACGGTCCGCGAGAGGGGCGGCACGGTGCTCTAG
- a CDS encoding MFS transporter has product MIASVSASGVISPSREVKQFRTVVWVVSLALVGLVFDGYDLVVYGACVSTFLRDPTQLGVVTPEIAGQLGSYALFGVLVGALLAGSVGDIVGRRKVLLASYAWFSAGMAVTAMTSSVPAFGMMRFLTGLGVGALLATTAALVSEFAPKGKKNLCNAIVYSGVPLGSLLAAALAIALLSSIGWRGLFVIGALPLVTLLPLAYFKIPESVAWLAARGRLVEAQALAEKIGVDMPEPAPTLGAETLDATDDGRASWAGLFTSYPLPTILLGLMSATGLMLVYSLNTWLPELMLRAGFNARGSLSFLMVLNGGAVVGALLGSKVADRFGAKLVVIACFLIGAAAISLLTAGFSIGVLLATVAVVGLGTSGTQTLIYGLAANYYRTNVRSAGVAWCAGFGRLGGVGGPMLGGYLAGGGFALETIFYILAGIAIFGGLLTIVLPSGRSTPHVASANAPSFPSR; this is encoded by the coding sequence ATGATCGCATCCGTCAGCGCGAGCGGGGTGATAAGTCCATCTCGTGAAGTAAAACAATTCCGGACCGTGGTCTGGGTCGTGAGCCTGGCACTCGTTGGGCTCGTCTTCGACGGCTACGACCTTGTGGTCTATGGTGCCTGTGTATCGACCTTCCTGCGCGACCCCACGCAACTCGGCGTCGTCACCCCTGAGATCGCCGGTCAGCTCGGCAGCTACGCGCTTTTTGGCGTTCTCGTCGGAGCTCTTCTCGCCGGCTCCGTCGGCGACATCGTGGGTCGCCGCAAAGTGTTGCTGGCCTCCTACGCTTGGTTCTCGGCCGGCATGGCCGTGACCGCGATGACGAGTTCGGTCCCCGCATTCGGGATGATGCGGTTCCTGACCGGCCTCGGCGTTGGCGCTCTCTTGGCGACGACGGCCGCGCTGGTATCTGAGTTCGCCCCAAAGGGGAAGAAGAACCTCTGCAATGCAATTGTCTATTCGGGCGTGCCACTGGGCAGCCTCCTCGCCGCCGCTTTGGCGATCGCCCTGCTCAGCTCGATCGGCTGGCGCGGCCTCTTCGTAATCGGCGCTTTGCCGCTGGTGACCCTGCTCCCACTCGCCTACTTCAAGATACCGGAGTCAGTTGCTTGGCTCGCCGCTCGTGGTCGCCTGGTCGAAGCACAAGCCTTGGCCGAGAAGATCGGTGTCGACATGCCGGAACCAGCTCCAACGCTGGGCGCCGAAACGTTGGACGCGACCGATGACGGCCGAGCCAGTTGGGCAGGTCTGTTCACATCGTACCCGCTCCCCACCATCTTGCTCGGGCTGATGAGCGCAACCGGCCTGATGCTTGTTTACTCACTGAACACTTGGCTTCCTGAACTCATGTTGCGCGCTGGCTTCAACGCCCGGGGCTCGCTGTCCTTTCTCATGGTGCTGAATGGTGGCGCGGTTGTGGGTGCTCTCCTGGGCTCCAAGGTGGCCGACCGCTTCGGCGCGAAGCTCGTGGTGATTGCCTGCTTTCTCATCGGCGCGGCGGCCATCTCTCTCCTGACCGCCGGTTTCTCGATCGGTGTTCTCTTGGCGACCGTCGCGGTCGTCGGTCTCGGCACCAGCGGGACCCAGACGCTGATTTACGGACTGGCGGCCAACTACTATCGCACCAACGTCCGCAGCGCAGGCGTCGCGTGGTGCGCCGGCTTCGGCCGCCTCGGCGGCGTGGGCGGTCCGATGTTGGGCGGCTACCTGGCGGGGGGTGGTTTCGCCCTCGAGACAATCTTTTACATCCTGGCCGGCATCGCCATCTTCGGCGGCCTCCTGACCATCGTTTTGCCGTCGGGCAGGAGCACTCCACATGTTGCAAGCGCAAACGCGCCGTCGTTCCCGAGCCGCTAG
- the madM gene encoding malonate transporter subunit MadM, with translation MLHMLEHVFVEQSLVAAFAVVGGLMLVSNLVGKGLTRGRIHGSAIAIVLGLVLAYVGGLVTGGKRGLADLPAFAGIGLMGGAMLRDFAIVATAFEVDVIEARRAGILGVVALALGTVLPFIVGTLTAIAFGYHDAVSITTIGAGAITYIVGPVTGAALGADSTVMALSIATGVTKAVMVMVGTPLVARLIGLDNPRSAMAYGGLMGTVSGVAGGLAATDPKLVPYGALTATFHTGIGCLVGPSLFFLIVRAIVG, from the coding sequence ATGCTGCACATGCTGGAACACGTCTTCGTCGAGCAGAGCCTGGTGGCGGCCTTCGCGGTCGTCGGCGGCCTGATGCTGGTGTCCAACCTGGTCGGCAAAGGCCTGACGCGCGGGCGCATTCACGGCTCGGCGATCGCCATCGTGCTCGGTCTCGTGCTCGCCTATGTCGGCGGGCTCGTCACGGGCGGCAAGCGGGGTCTCGCCGACCTCCCGGCCTTCGCCGGGATCGGCCTGATGGGCGGCGCGATGCTGCGCGACTTCGCGATCGTCGCCACTGCCTTCGAGGTGGACGTGATCGAGGCGCGCCGCGCCGGCATCCTCGGCGTGGTCGCCCTCGCCCTCGGCACGGTGCTGCCCTTCATCGTCGGGACGCTGACGGCGATTGCCTTCGGCTACCACGACGCGGTCTCGATCACCACGATCGGGGCGGGCGCCATCACCTACATCGTCGGGCCGGTGACGGGCGCGGCGCTCGGCGCCGACTCGACCGTGATGGCGCTCTCCATCGCGACGGGGGTCACCAAGGCCGTGATGGTGATGGTGGGTACGCCCCTCGTCGCCCGGCTGATCGGCCTCGACAACCCGCGCTCGGCGATGGCCTATGGCGGCCTGATGGGCACGGTGAGCGGCGTTGCGGGTGGCCTTGCCGCCACCGATCCGAAGCTCGTTCCCTACGGAGCGTTGACGGCGACGTTCCACACCGGCATCGGCTGCCTCGTGGGTCCATCGCTGTTCTTCCTGATCGTGCGAGCGATCGTGGGATGA
- a CDS encoding SRPBCC domain-containing protein, with amino-acid sequence MMSEQLMNAGRQSAPAAGKASTTVERISDRELAVSRTVDGPARIVFDVWSRPELFQRWWVPKSCGVSLISFEADIHTGGTYRLLMAHSSSERPMAFFGRYIEVTPPTRLVWTNDEGGKDGAVTTVTFEERDGATRVVVHELYPSKDALNDALASGSTSGWGEQFEQLNDLIVSLQAEV; translated from the coding sequence ATGATGAGCGAGCAGCTGATGAACGCAGGCAGACAGAGCGCCCCCGCCGCCGGGAAGGCAAGCACAACAGTGGAACGGATATCGGACAGGGAGCTCGCCGTTTCGCGAACCGTCGACGGCCCGGCGCGCATCGTCTTCGACGTGTGGTCCAGGCCGGAGCTGTTCCAGCGATGGTGGGTGCCCAAATCCTGCGGCGTCTCTTTGATCTCATTCGAGGCCGACATCCACACGGGTGGCACGTACCGTCTGCTGATGGCCCACTCGTCCTCGGAACGGCCCATGGCATTCTTCGGCCGCTACATCGAGGTGACGCCCCCTACCCGCCTCGTCTGGACCAACGACGAAGGGGGTAAGGATGGGGCGGTCACCACGGTGACCTTCGAGGAAAGGGACGGCGCGACACGCGTCGTCGTGCACGAGCTCTATCCCTCGAAGGACGCGCTCAACGACGCCCTGGCCTCCGGAAGCACGAGCGGATGGGGCGAGCAATTCGAGCAGCTGAACGACCTGATCGTCAGCCTGCAGGCAGAGGTCTGA
- a CDS encoding IS701-like element ISMtsp19 family transposase has protein sequence MIRASWTSETSVKATLELWASSLREVKGRMRPLFTQRRVAASAGAFLDGLLGAERRKTGWMRAEAAGDPGPWRQQAVLGRGRWDADALRDVVRDYALETLADPDAVLVLDETGFLKQGKASCGVHRQYTGSAGKITNCQIGVFAAYVSRHGHAFIDRALYLPQTWTSDPARLAAAHAPKGTTFATKPGLALAMIERARAAGVPFSWVAADTVYGVGEIEMALRRAGKGYVLGVKSDHAFNSWAGKPLVAGTAETIADGLAPSAWTRLSAGDGTRGARLYDWAYCELADLAGAAYDQTGLWTRGLLIRRSLSDGERAYFTTWCPAGTPIQILVSVEGRRWSIEDAFETAKTDLGLTHNETRSWHGWHRHVSLVMMAFALLTVIRHHANAPPPKSRARPRPRAR, from the coding sequence ATGATTCGCGCATCATGGACGTCGGAGACTTCGGTCAAGGCGACGCTGGAGTTGTGGGCCTCGTCGCTCCGGGAGGTGAAGGGGCGCATGCGGCCTCTGTTCACCCAGCGCCGGGTCGCCGCCTCGGCCGGAGCGTTCTTGGATGGACTGCTCGGTGCAGAGCGGCGCAAGACGGGTTGGATGCGGGCGGAAGCCGCGGGCGATCCCGGGCCCTGGCGCCAGCAGGCGGTGCTTGGGCGCGGACGTTGGGACGCCGACGCTCTGCGCGACGTGGTGCGTGACTATGCTCTGGAGACGCTGGCCGACCCGGACGCGGTTCTGGTTCTCGACGAGACCGGCTTTCTGAAGCAGGGCAAGGCCTCGTGCGGAGTGCATCGCCAGTACACCGGCTCAGCCGGCAAGATCACGAACTGTCAGATCGGCGTGTTCGCGGCCTATGTCTCACGGCACGGTCATGCCTTCATCGATCGAGCCTTGTACCTACCCCAGACCTGGACCTCGGATCCAGCCCGGCTGGCCGCCGCCCACGCGCCGAAGGGGACGACCTTCGCGACCAAGCCGGGATTGGCTCTGGCGATGATCGAGCGGGCGAGGGCTGCCGGCGTGCCGTTTTCCTGGGTAGCGGCCGACACCGTCTACGGGGTCGGCGAGATCGAGATGGCCCTGCGGCGGGCGGGCAAGGGTTACGTGCTCGGGGTGAAGAGCGATCACGCGTTCAACTCCTGGGCCGGCAAGCCGCTGGTGGCCGGCACCGCCGAGACGATCGCGGATGGCCTTGCTCCGTCGGCCTGGACGCGCCTGTCGGCGGGCGACGGGACGAGGGGCGCGAGGCTGTACGACTGGGCCTACTGCGAACTGGCCGACCTCGCTGGTGCCGCCTACGACCAGACCGGCCTGTGGACGCGGGGGCTCCTGATCCGCCGCAGCCTGAGCGATGGCGAGCGGGCCTACTTCACGACCTGGTGCCCGGCCGGCACGCCGATCCAGATCCTGGTCAGCGTCGAGGGACGGCGTTGGAGCATCGAGGACGCGTTCGAGACGGCCAAGACCGACCTCGGGCTGACACACAATGAGACCCGCTCTTGGCACGGCTGGCATCGGCACGTCAGCCTGGTGATGATGGCCTTCGCCCTGCTGACGGTGATCCGCCATCACGCCAACGCGCCGCCCCCAAAAAGCCGAGCCCGGCCGAGACCGCGCGCCCGCTGA
- a CDS encoding MarR family winged helix-turn-helix transcriptional regulator: protein MSDLYGMPGHLFRRVHQISSAIFAEECGTHGLTSVQYAALTAIREHPDVDATRLSSLIAFDRSTLGNVLERLETKGWVVRRSSPSDKRIKLLRLSQVGSHLLAEVEPAVRRVQQRLLEPLAAQDQAKMVTLLVQLIEGHNGDLTGAPAAKEVASGDDAA, encoded by the coding sequence ATGAGCGATCTCTATGGAATGCCAGGCCACCTTTTCCGCCGGGTTCACCAGATCTCATCGGCGATTTTCGCTGAAGAGTGTGGGACGCATGGACTGACGTCAGTTCAGTACGCTGCCCTTACTGCCATCAGAGAGCACCCCGACGTTGATGCCACACGATTGTCGTCCCTGATCGCCTTTGATCGCTCGACCCTCGGCAACGTATTAGAGCGATTGGAAACAAAAGGCTGGGTCGTTAGACGCTCTAGCCCAAGCGACAAACGGATCAAACTCCTGAGACTGTCGCAAGTAGGAAGCCATTTGCTTGCCGAAGTCGAGCCAGCTGTCCGGCGGGTTCAACAAAGGCTTCTTGAACCCTTAGCCGCTCAGGATCAAGCCAAGATGGTTACACTGCTTGTGCAGCTCATTGAGGGGCATAATGGTGACCTGACAGGTGCGCCTGCTGCAAAGGAGGTGGCCTCAGGGGACGATGCGGCCTGA
- a CDS encoding dihydrofolate reductase family protein — MGKVSARGFAVSIDGFGAGPDQSLEHPMGKGGRELHKWFFPTRTFRSMIGQDGGTDDRFARAALEGFGAFILGRNMFGPAGDDWGGPDWKGWWGDNPPYHAPTFILTHHPRAPIVMEGGTAFHFVTGGIEAALAQAKSAAGDLDVKIGGGVSTVRQYLLAGAIDELHLAVSPIVLGRGEHLFAGIDLPGLGYRVTETVATELATHIVLTR; from the coding sequence ATGGGCAAGGTGAGCGCGAGAGGTTTCGCGGTCTCCATCGACGGCTTCGGGGCCGGTCCGGACCAGAGCCTGGAGCATCCGATGGGCAAAGGGGGCCGCGAGCTGCACAAGTGGTTCTTCCCGACCCGAACCTTTCGATCGATGATCGGGCAAGACGGCGGGACCGACGATCGCTTCGCCCGCGCCGCGCTGGAAGGCTTCGGCGCCTTCATCCTCGGCCGCAACATGTTCGGGCCGGCTGGCGACGATTGGGGCGGGCCCGACTGGAAGGGCTGGTGGGGCGACAATCCCCCGTATCACGCCCCGACCTTCATCCTCACCCATCACCCCCGGGCACCCATCGTGATGGAGGGCGGGACGGCCTTCCATTTCGTCACCGGGGGGATTGAGGCAGCGCTCGCCCAGGCCAAGTCCGCCGCCGGCGACTTGGATGTCAAGATCGGCGGTGGTGTGTCGACGGTTCGCCAGTATCTGCTGGCGGGCGCGATCGACGAGTTGCACCTGGCGGTGTCGCCCATTGTTCTGGGCCGGGGCGAGCACTTGTTCGCGGGCATCGACCTACCGGGCCTCGGCTACCGGGTGACGGAGACGGTCGCAACGGAGCTTGCGACCCACATTGTGCTGACGCGCTGA
- a CDS encoding VOC family protein, with the protein MKVTVSIDVPSIEEGLKFFGDVFGFVEMSRPHTGYAMLTSGDATIGLLAKPTGSSPAPGSSDLRRYERHWTPVHVDFRVDDFEETLGRALANGARSEQVHRVPGFPPVAFCSDPFGHGFCIVGMSKL; encoded by the coding sequence ATGAAGGTGACTGTTTCCATCGACGTCCCGTCCATCGAAGAGGGTCTAAAGTTTTTTGGTGATGTCTTTGGCTTCGTCGAGATGTCTCGGCCTCATACCGGCTACGCAATGTTAACCTCGGGTGATGCGACGATCGGGCTTCTTGCAAAACCGACCGGTTCATCACCAGCGCCAGGCAGTAGCGACCTTCGCCGATATGAGCGCCATTGGACACCGGTTCACGTCGATTTTCGTGTCGACGACTTCGAGGAAACGCTTGGGCGCGCCTTGGCGAACGGCGCAAGGTCAGAACAGGTGCACCGTGTGCCGGGCTTTCCCCCCGTGGCGTTCTGCAGTGATCCTTTTGGGCATGGGTTCTGCATTGTTGGCATGAGCAAGCTTTAG
- a CDS encoding FAD-binding monooxygenase, whose amino-acid sequence MQFYLNGYVTGDPDILTPAPGTETQPAGLPDTVDVLIVGTGPAGMVLAAQLSTFPGITTRIVDRREGPLQVGQADGVACRTVETFDTFGLSEKLVREGYWVNETVFWRPSPDNRAAIVRTGRVQDTEDGLSEFPHLIVNQARLLSYLQDYMAKSPTRLVPDFGMDFVTLNVEPEDDHPVVVTLKNVATGADTVVRAKYVVGCDGARSRVRDAIGAVPRGDFANHAWGVVDMLAVTDFPDIRIKAAIQSADEGNILLIPREGGYMVRLYVDLGEVDPANRDAVRLITQEQVIATAQRVLRPYTLDVRDVAWFSVYQVGQRVTDRFDDVPAAEAASRLPRVFIAGDACHTHSAKAGQGMNVSIQDAFNLGWKLAAVLDGRAAPELLRTYTVERHAIAQGLINFDKEWSNIMASPPRDPEHPERGGVDPEELQSYFVRSGRYTAGVATHYPPATVLTAEPTHQALAKGFTVGMRFHSAPVVRLADAKPVQLGHAHRADGAWRIYAFADASRENLVNLMNVLATSDQSPLKRFTPRGANIDSVIDVRAVFQQGHRDLKVEDLPPLLLPRKGRFGLIDYEKAFTPDLKNGLDIFDLRGIDRERGAMVVVRPDQHVANVLPLDAHDELAAFFGRILLDRH is encoded by the coding sequence ATGCAATTCTATCTCAACGGTTACGTGACTGGCGATCCAGATATTCTCACTCCCGCACCGGGCACTGAAACACAGCCGGCGGGCCTCCCCGACACCGTCGACGTCCTCATCGTCGGCACCGGACCTGCCGGCATGGTACTAGCCGCGCAGCTCTCGACGTTTCCCGGCATTACCACCCGCATCGTTGACCGCCGGGAGGGCCCGCTGCAGGTCGGCCAGGCGGACGGCGTCGCGTGCCGCACGGTCGAGACGTTCGACACCTTCGGCCTGAGCGAGAAGCTCGTCCGGGAGGGCTACTGGGTCAATGAAACCGTGTTCTGGCGCCCATCGCCCGACAATCGGGCAGCGATCGTGCGCACCGGTCGCGTTCAGGACACCGAGGATGGCCTGTCGGAGTTCCCACACCTCATCGTCAATCAGGCCCGCCTGCTGAGCTACCTCCAGGACTACATGGCGAAGTCACCGACGCGGCTCGTCCCCGACTTCGGCATGGATTTCGTGACCCTCAACGTCGAGCCTGAGGACGATCACCCCGTCGTGGTCACCTTGAAGAATGTTGCGACCGGTGCGGACACCGTGGTTCGGGCCAAGTACGTGGTCGGTTGCGACGGCGCGCGCAGCCGGGTGCGGGACGCGATCGGGGCCGTCCCGCGCGGTGACTTTGCCAACCATGCCTGGGGCGTGGTCGACATGTTGGCCGTCACCGACTTCCCGGACATCCGCATCAAGGCCGCGATACAGTCGGCCGACGAGGGTAACATCCTGCTCATCCCGCGCGAGGGCGGGTACATGGTGCGCCTCTACGTGGACTTGGGCGAGGTCGACCCCGCCAATCGCGACGCGGTTCGTCTCATCACGCAAGAGCAGGTCATCGCGACCGCCCAGCGGGTGCTACGCCCGTACACGCTCGACGTGCGCGACGTCGCGTGGTTCTCAGTCTATCAGGTCGGCCAGCGCGTCACCGACCGCTTCGACGACGTGCCGGCGGCCGAGGCCGCCTCCCGCCTGCCGCGTGTCTTCATCGCGGGCGACGCCTGCCACACGCACAGCGCCAAGGCCGGCCAGGGCATGAACGTCTCCATCCAGGATGCGTTCAACCTCGGTTGGAAGCTCGCCGCCGTCCTCGACGGGCGAGCGGCGCCGGAGCTTCTGCGCACCTACACGGTCGAGCGGCACGCCATCGCGCAGGGCCTCATCAATTTCGACAAGGAGTGGTCGAACATCATGGCCTCGCCGCCCAGGGACCCTGAGCACCCGGAACGCGGCGGCGTCGATCCTGAGGAACTGCAGTCCTACTTCGTCAGATCGGGCCGCTATACGGCCGGTGTCGCGACCCACTATCCACCGGCGACCGTTCTGACCGCCGAGCCGACCCACCAAGCGCTGGCAAAGGGTTTCACGGTCGGCATGCGTTTCCACTCCGCGCCCGTGGTGCGCCTCGCCGACGCCAAGCCCGTGCAACTTGGACACGCGCACCGGGCCGATGGTGCTTGGCGTATCTACGCCTTCGCCGATGCGAGCAGAGAGAACCTCGTCAATCTCATGAACGTTCTCGCGACGTCCGATCAGTCGCCGCTGAAGCGCTTTACGCCGCGAGGCGCGAACATCGACAGCGTCATCGACGTCCGCGCGGTTTTCCAGCAGGGGCATCGCGACCTCAAGGTCGAGGATCTCCCGCCGCTGCTTCTGCCGCGCAAGGGACGCTTCGGGCTGATCGACTACGAGAAGGCGTTCACGCCCGACCTCAAGAACGGCCTCGACATCTTTGACCTGCGCGGTATCGACCGCGAGAGAGGTGCGATGGTGGTCGTCCGTCCGGACCAGCACGTCGCGAACGTGCTGCCCCTCGACGCACACGACGAACTCGCCGCCTTCTTCGGGCGCATTCTGCTCGATCGTCATTAG
- a CDS encoding DUF6489 family protein, with protein sequence MLINADVDCTPEEARVFLGLPDLQPLQAAVMAKMQERMLQEMHRYSPDRLMKAWMSAMTEPARRKRSGPPPHKPHPSSQ encoded by the coding sequence ATGCTGATCAATGCAGACGTGGATTGCACACCTGAAGAGGCGCGGGTCTTTCTCGGCCTGCCTGACCTTCAGCCGCTCCAGGCCGCCGTCATGGCGAAGATGCAGGAGCGCATGCTGCAGGAGATGCACCGTTACTCTCCCGATAGGCTCATGAAGGCGTGGATGTCCGCAATGACTGAGCCGGCGAGGAGGAAGCGCAGTGGGCCGCCGCCGCACAAGCCGCATCCTTCATCGCAGTAG
- a CDS encoding winged helix-turn-helix transcriptional regulator, whose protein sequence is MRSEKITSETSAPRERLYDDACGTALALEFIGERWSLLIMRELVFGPRRFGELRANLPGISANVLTQRLEGLDDAGIVRRYRLPSPANVQVYDLTEWGREAAPLMRDLGRWAARSPRHDPSLFMSAASAMMSLQALIDRERAAELAVTVAFHFPGEDFIATVMGGEIYVSRGVMEAPDLAFTGDTMAMRRTIYGKAPLARDGAGGTLAFAGEADLAQSFVDLFALPAKTA, encoded by the coding sequence ATGCGGTCAGAAAAAATAACCAGTGAGACGTCTGCGCCGCGAGAGCGTCTGTACGACGACGCTTGCGGCACTGCGCTCGCCCTGGAATTCATCGGCGAGCGTTGGTCGCTGCTGATCATGCGCGAACTGGTGTTCGGCCCCCGCCGCTTCGGCGAGCTTCGGGCGAACCTCCCTGGCATCAGCGCCAACGTGCTGACGCAGCGCCTGGAAGGCCTGGACGATGCAGGCATCGTCCGCCGCTACCGGCTGCCGTCTCCGGCCAACGTGCAGGTCTACGACCTAACGGAGTGGGGCCGTGAGGCCGCGCCGTTGATGCGCGACCTGGGGCGTTGGGCGGCTCGCTCGCCGCGGCATGATCCGAGCCTGTTCATGTCGGCGGCTTCAGCCATGATGTCGCTCCAGGCCCTGATCGATCGAGAGCGTGCCGCGGAACTGGCTGTCACAGTTGCCTTTCATTTTCCCGGCGAGGACTTTATCGCGACAGTGATGGGCGGTGAGATCTACGTGAGCCGTGGTGTCATGGAGGCACCGGATCTCGCCTTCACCGGAGATACGATGGCGATGCGCCGCACGATCTACGGCAAGGCGCCTCTGGCCAGAGACGGTGCGGGCGGAACGCTCGCCTTTGCTGGCGAGGCCGATCTCGCACAGTCCTTCGTCGATCTCTTCGCCCTGCCCGCCAAAACCGCCTGA